The nucleotide window TTAAACCTGATACTTCTAGTTAGATTGAAATAATTTCACACCAGTTGATCCATGTGATTGCTGGTTGAGTAACTTTGACTACtaagaatttatttaaacaattaaaattttaaaataattaaataattaaaagaatgttattatatactttcgaaaaaaaataatgctatTATATACAAATCATAgtataattttacttaattatggTGGCAAAATATATGGTGCAAAATCGAACAGGTGAAATTTGAAGAttagctaataaaaaaaactaaaatgattcGTGTCAAGAACTAGTCTAGAAAACgaaaaatatgttatattacACTATATGATTAGAAAgattaataataagaataaattatttagaatgataTAGAAAACTCGGGAAGTTACTCTAAGGAAGATTGAGAACTTAAAGGGCCAGGGCTCAGTAGTATAGTTCATAGGATATGCCTTTGAGCTAGAAAGAACAATACTTGTTGTGGGAAGGAAGTAGTCTAGAGGACTAAAAGCAGAAGGAACCGCTCTATATTATTTGCCTGCAACAGAAACAAAATTgacttcaattttctttttcattttatcgtaattaaaaatgttagaaaGTTGAATGCACGTGAAGACATAGATATACTCTCTTAACTTGACGGGGAAGCTAGATTGGAATAATGCATATATTGCTAATTAGGGCTATATGCTTGCAATGGTACAGCTGAAAATTTATTTGCGTGACCACAATTTTGAAGTCAACTCGATTAAATTGATTCtctaattcttttttgttttatgtaaGGAGTTTCTTTTACCTCataataaaggaataaagggAGTGAAGTCAACTATGAAATTGAGACGAAAaatcttgtgttttgtttttttctacCCGAATTGTAAAGCTATAAACCAATTTGATCACTTGACTGATTACTTCCCAGTTGTTTTGGTAATCCACCAATCCTTTTGTCTTTAATATGGATGTATATGGATTTCCAGAACATTGTagtatagttaaaaaaaattagaatactAAGAGCTCATAAAgctgaaggaaaataaagctcAAGATCCCAATCACCGTTTGACTGTGAACTTATTAAAggatattaaaattttcttgcAAATGACAGGGTATGAATTAAAGTGAACATATATGGCACACACTTTATCATCATTTCTCAATTAAACTGAAATTTATagttatctataaataaaaagtttgttGGAGCTTGTTCCTTTATATAATTTTGGTAGATTCCATTTAATTATATTACAGATAAAGAATGACGCCTTTCTACTTTGCTGAAAAAAAATGCCAAAGGTGAATATTTGTTATTACGATGAGTAGAagcattagattttttttctatccaCAAATGACagttgttaattattaattttttaaaacttaggATCTTTTTCGTATCTTTTTAccatcaaatcaattttataattgcGGTGAGAACTTAGAAATGAAATGGAATGTCAGAACGCAAAGAATATCAATGCAAGTTGGTTTATCAACATCCAAACTGTGGTAGTACCTGCAGACAATTCTGCCTTTTCCACCCCTGCCACGATATGTATGAGCAGCTTGGTCCCTCCTagctagtttttgactttttggaACATATTCTTCTATCTCTATCTCTGGCTTTCGCCATAGTTCATTGGATAAAAGTTTGATGTGCAAGGAGAAGTCATGGATGAGACTAAGTAATAACACATTTAATTGATAACAAGGAATATATGTAGCATTATGCCACCGAGTTAatgtacatatatatgtttgtgtCACATTATGACTACCATTTGAAGTGTGAGGTGTCGGGTATAAATAGGAGGTTTGTCATTGGGTGTTAACATAACATAGATAAATCAGAAGTCATCAAATTGAGAGAAAGGGTCTTGCATGTAGACAAGAGTCATGTCTGGTAGCCAAGGATGGACTTGCCTAACTATTCCATTCTACGGgactttatttaattaatttgtctcATATGAAGACCCTTGTTTGGTAAATTGGCAAGCTTCCTCGGCtatttgcatgcctcttgtctTACTTGTTAGACCTTCTTCACTCTTACAATACGCAGGTTAAATTGTTTATCATTTAAGGAAAATTTAAACCACTGCTAGCTGGTGAATGTACTGTGTTTGCTatcacatacatatatacactcTATGATATGTGGCAACTCCAGGTAGTGTCTTTTGAGTTTTGAGTGGTATTCTTTGAGTAAATCATTCTTAACATTTTGCTTTTAGGATCCAGAAAAAAgtcatttatttatacattgaCAATCATGTATgtattctttatttatctgtatctttctttttgtatataaatagtattatattttacatttctctctctttatccCTTTCTCTCTAAGTGTTAAATAGTATGGAATGTCCATACataatttttcttatcaatATTACTAATCAAGATCCATCATCTCTTTTTTAGAAGTATTAACAACACCTTTCATTTTtctataatactttttttaaatatttttttatattattgattgaaattcatGAAGGTCTCACCATATCGAAGATAGACTACCAAATAGGAAACTAACCCCACATTTTTTTAAGGCAAGCCCCACATATTGTAAGTTGTAtggttcttgtttttttttccctttaaatCTATTTTTGCGGTGTTCGAGCTTCTTAAATGAAGACAATTTGTGTCAATTGCAAAGtaacataaaaatgtaaaaagtgacATTtggtatatgaaaaatataaattaattttttttattaatcaatgttagtttgttaatttttattagtaaaactCTCTTCCCTTCTCTTCTCCTTTCACCTCCAAGCCAATGAAAATATAAGCTAATGAAATGATGTGTGGAGAAAAATAAAGACTAGTATTATGGCTTGGTGACATTATATATTCGAATGGCATTATGTCCTGGCCATCTTGAGGGAAATTTAATATCACCACCAGCTGCATAACAAATTTTATCTGCCATTAAAAGTTGACGTaatcaactttttattttttatttttatggaaaCAAGGCTGAATTATAACTTATTATTTAAACGTCACAATGATGGTACTGGTGAtctggtatttttttttcttatctatttTTCTGGCATTAAGTTCATCTTCAACCACATGCTTGTTCATTGGATGACATGAAGTGGAACCATTTATTCTTTATGTACGGTAAAAAAGGTGAataataaatctttttttatttggtaaagGTGAATAATAAATCTGAATGAGTGTATAAATATTCATAGCATACGAGAATGAATAATTTTACTTGTATCAATATGAATTCATCCAcggattttttattgataattatgaaatttgaacTAAATTaatagtcattttttaaataatgataataatttcttcactttattattatttttaatagaataacaaaaaaattaacatctgtgtaattttttattagtaaaagtcaaaagaaaaagaattaaagtattttagaggaaaattgatgaaaaatgaggaagaaaaaacaTTGAAGAAGAGTTGAAAGGATTAGACAGCTCGCTCAGCATACAATTCAGGCTCAGCGCGAAGTCTCGTTCAATGCGTAACTCTCGTTTAACGCGAAGTCTCACTCAGGGCATAAGTCAGGAGGCTTAGCGCGAGAAGGCCCACAATGAAAGCCCAAAGCACACTTAGCGCGAAGTCAACATAAAATGTAAGCTACCTCGTGCTTATAAAAGTAACAGGAAGCAGAAGAAAATAACACCTTCTCTCTTAGGGGAAACCCTCTCTCCTTActcatttccttttttcttattattagtCATCCAGCTCCTTCTTCCATCCCTATTAACTCTTGAAAtgtaaagtctctcatgacTATGAGAGACTAAACCCCATTGTTGGGAGTCTGAAGGTCAAACTCTTGTAATGTAATTCTCTGTCTATTatctaattaatattattttgttctattattcttctctttacttacctgttattattgttattatggtCTGATTATCCATATAATGTTTAGAGggtaatgcattgaaaaatgattattttctaaaaaactaGGAAATGATATCTGAATAAATTCATTGCTAGaaatagattaatttttattttgcctAAGAATTTTTGCATCTCTTATCTTAATGCAATTTGGTATTTTATctctgcaaaaaaaattgagaaaaaataataaataaactaggTCTTTCGTGCGAGAAACAGAAATAGAATAATTCAGTAGAtgcaaatgaaaacaagaattttataaattagagaAAATCTCCTACATTACATTATAAGTAATTTTGGTATATTAAACCCTAACATTATAATATTTCAATTTCATCTATTGCATTaaattgttctttatttttttctattatttttctctttgccTTACTCTAAATTTTAGACTTCTAATTCTTTATGTCTTTCTTCTCATCTTAATAATTCGACACTTGaactttcattttaatctttattaccTGTGATAAAATTGATTCAGTTGTCAATAAATTAACACTTACCCATTACTATTCCATTCCCACTACAAATTAAGGCCATACTGATGATAATTGGTTATATATGTACTGCTATAGTAGCTAGCCTTTATTATAATCAAGCAATATTTCACACAAGATGGATGACCGGATAACAAATCTGTTTGAATCTTGTTTAGAATTTGGAATGGAATGGTCAAGTGAATTGAATTGCACTCCTCCACTTGGACTGTACTTCTGATCCTTGTCTCCAAGCTGGTTACAATAGTTGTAATCTAGTGATTAGAAAACTTGTTTCATTTGATGGCTTGAACCACTGATCTGAACAACAGCAAGAACATATCATGACAATAGTGATTTCAACAGTGACGGCAGCATACACACAACCAAACATGCGGTCCGTACGTACCTCTGCTAGCTAAAAGGtgtacataaattaataattcacgGTGAAAATTGATAGTGGCAATTTGATACATGACTCATACTACTACTAAGTAACTCACAATCACTATCATATAATTTCCATCTCTTTATAAGACGTTTGCTCTCCATGGATGCAAtgcaatcatcaaacacaatcTTCGATTCCTTACCTCTATTAATCAGTTAATCTCCTAGCAAGAACAACAGTCAAAATACTTTGGTCCCATCAGTAGGAGTCCCACACATCTTCGCAGAAGTGTCATACGGTATGTTTTGTCAAGgccttttattcttaaatataatcaaGTACAAGACATGTTATTCTTTTGGCAAATATTCATTCTCTCAATGGAGCTTCCTTCTACTTTCATTCatcttttatcaaattgatccaccttgttaaaataattgatttcaaaTATGTTAATCCAAAGATAGATATAGCAGAAAACGCAGTAGAAATGCACTCAAATTTCAAGGAGCATCAACCAATAGTAAGATACACTCACTCATGCTCCACTAAGAACAACTAAATTTGCCACTTTTAGATGGTGCCTCCATCACTAGATAATACAAGACAAATAATTCTATGGCAGCATTACATGCTTTATATTGTTTCTGCCAAACAGCAATACTGACCACCATCAAAGTCACACTCCAGCTATGTAAAAAAGTAACTGCAAGTGTGTTCTCATAAACCATAGCACATCCACCCAAGAAAAGAGAAGCTTTAGAGGCAACAACAAAACACAGTAACTAAACACTAGCTCAGCCAATTCCAACAATcctgattaaaatataaaacattgttGAACAGTCAGACACCAAATTCCAAACACGGACAGAATTTACATCATAATTTACATCATATCGCAAACTTGAATCCATCCTGCTGCTAGGTGTTGAACGCGGCTAGAGAAACAGATGTTTCCAAAAGAATTAATAGCAAGCAACAATGAAATTCAGAATAAATCAACATCATAAAATACCATGATAATCAGATAAAACCAAACCAGTTGGCGATCATATCTACAAAATAGATGTGctaaaaattgtaataattaatttacctCAATAATAGCACATTGGCACCCAAATGAAATATGCTAAATTTTGGAGGAAAATATCAGTTCTCTGGGCATTGTAACACATCAAAAAACACTACATCCTAGTACCCACATAACTAAGACATTTCCATAGACAACATTTACAAAAGCTGTGTAATGTAGACTAAACCAATTAACAATTGTTACTTTATGACCATATCACTAAATGTAAAAAAGCAacacaacacaagtattgacGCAAACAAAATGCTGCTTGTTTTAGCCTACACAACTTTGGTAAACAAGGTCTAAACAAGAACTTTGCAAGAAGACCAGAAAAAATTATAGTTATCATCCCAATAGACAGAATGAGGAAATTAAACAGCATGTCCCTTTTCTTTTGAGGAAAAAACTTTCCAAACAAGCTATACCATACCATGTCTATTTTTCCTTGGCATCGCCCATCCAAGTCATCAGAGAAATACAACAACTAGAATTGCTTcaggaaaaataaacaattcaaTGAATAGCTCCAACAAAATTCGCTGAGTTATATTTACTTGCACTGGATTTCAAGAAGGATATTTGTTTCTTAAATAATAACATGTGAGGTCCTAACGTTTCCAAccctaaacaaaaaaagagtcaTGAAAGAACATACTAAAACTCAGTTCAGTTCAGTTGAGCTCAAACACACGCATCTGAATAATTCGCTAAAGCTGAGAATCTACATCCGGCCTCTGGCAGCATCACCAAAAACAAGCTCAGCTCAGGAGAAGCCCTTTCCAAGCTTCTGAATGGCAGTGTACATTTTTCTCCTTGACCCAACAGCACTAATCCCCATATCCTTGAGATCCTCTAGAGTCAACATGGGCAAAACCTCATCATCCACCTCATGCACTTCAAACACAGGCGCATAGCGACCTAACCCCAATCCATTAAGCCAAACCCTAACCCCATCTTCAACACCCCTAACCCTCCCACCACCATTCTCATTGTTCCTATCCCCACACTTCCAATCCCTCACATCAGTATCAGACGGTGCAGATAGCTCAACCCCATCATGATGCTGTTCCCTTTCCCTACCCTTAAAAACCCTCCTATGCCCATCAACCCCCAAATTCTCCATACTATGAATAGGGCTTTGCTCCTTCAAAGGGCTCTCCGAATTCTCTACCTCAAATTCCCGATACCCATCATCGTCATCCCCATCTTCTTCCCCGTTATTatacttctctccctctccctcgtCGCCACCGTTGTCGCCACCGCCATCGTCGATTCGCAAAACCCAATTCGATCTGACCCTCTTGGTGGCGACGGAGCCTCTCTTCTTGGACTCCTTGACCTTCCAGCTGCCAATTGCGACGGTGTCGATGTTCCCCGGTTCTCGGTCGTTGCAAGGTTCTAGGGTTTCGTTAAACTCGCTCAGGTTCGTTAAAGGACGAGTCTTGGAGGGTTTACCTGGGTCCTTGTCCTTGCtgcggtggtggtggtggtggtggtggtgactgTCGAAGGCGAGTTTCCACGGCTTCGGGTTGCGGCGGGCGTGGGGATCGTAGGGCTGGTCGCCGCCGATGTCGCCCAATCGGACGCTCGGCCGCCGCTGCCGCTTCGATCCGATGGAAGGCTCCGAGGAGTGAAGAATTAGGGTTCCCACGGCACCGTTTATTTGGCCCTCCGGCGGCTGAATCTCTGCCATTGCGGGTAATTAAGTGTCTGCAAAATGCAGAATTAGGGACGAATTGGGAAATTAGGGATAGAGGAAATAGAAGAATGTAGAGTGAGTGATTGTGCGTCTTGAAGATGTAGTGTGTACTAATTGTAACCCTTT belongs to Glycine soja cultivar W05 chromosome 5, ASM419377v2, whole genome shotgun sequence and includes:
- the LOC114413322 gene encoding uncharacterized protein LOC114413322; translation: MAEIQPPEGQINGAVGTLILHSSEPSIGSKRQRRPSVRLGDIGGDQPYDPHARRNPKPWKLAFDSHHHHHHHHRSKDKDPGKPSKTRPLTNLSEFNETLEPCNDREPGNIDTVAIGSWKVKESKKRGSVATKRVRSNWVLRIDDGGGDNGGDEGEGEKYNNGEEDGDDDDGYREFEVENSESPLKEQSPIHSMENLGVDGHRRVFKGREREQHHDGVELSAPSDTDVRDWKCGDRNNENGGGRVRGVEDGVRVWLNGLGLGRYAPVFEVHEVDDEVLPMLTLEDLKDMGISAVGSRRKMYTAIQKLGKGFS